The proteins below are encoded in one region of bacterium:
- a CDS encoding phosphopentomutase: MATAILIILDGVGVGGAPDAAAYGDAGSDTLGNMARVVGGLDLPHLAGLGLGNVHAVDGVAPVASPRASWGRLQEVSAGKDSTTGHWELMGLVTDVPFPTYPDGFPPEILAEFTRRTGYGVLGNKAASGTAIIAELGDEHRASGKLIVYTSADSVFQIAAHDEVCDIDELYRVCEIARAMLVPPHQVSRVIARPFTGASGAYTRTPLRHDYSVDPPTGLLLPVLTGHGVHVASIGKIYDLYNGAGIAESHTSRSNAEGMARLDELYAGGTPDSDRLILLNLVDFDMLWGHRNDPAGMKEGLEVFDRWLGPFLAAMRAGDLLLITADHGNDPTTPSTDHSREHVPLLAFHAGHENGIGLGLREGFMDVGATLAAYFGAPAPAKGRSFWSELPGGGNA; this comes from the coding sequence ATGGCGACGGCCATCCTCATCATCCTCGACGGCGTCGGCGTGGGCGGAGCCCCCGACGCCGCGGCCTACGGCGACGCCGGCAGCGACACCCTCGGCAACATGGCCCGCGTCGTGGGGGGCCTCGACCTGCCCCACCTGGCCGGTCTCGGCCTCGGCAACGTGCACGCGGTGGACGGCGTGGCGCCGGTCGCTTCCCCGCGGGCGTCCTGGGGACGCCTGCAGGAAGTGAGCGCGGGCAAGGATTCGACGACCGGTCACTGGGAGCTGATGGGCCTGGTCACCGACGTCCCCTTCCCGACCTATCCGGACGGCTTCCCGCCGGAGATCCTCGCGGAGTTCACGCGCCGCACCGGGTACGGCGTCCTGGGCAACAAGGCCGCCAGCGGCACCGCCATCATCGCCGAGCTGGGCGATGAGCACCGCGCCAGCGGGAAGCTCATCGTCTACACCTCGGCGGACAGCGTCTTCCAGATCGCGGCCCACGACGAGGTGTGCGACATCGACGAGCTGTACCGGGTGTGCGAGATCGCGCGCGCGATGCTCGTGCCGCCCCACCAGGTCAGCCGCGTCATCGCCCGGCCCTTCACCGGCGCTTCCGGCGCCTACACCCGCACGCCCCTGCGGCACGACTACTCCGTCGATCCGCCGACGGGCCTGCTGCTGCCCGTGCTCACCGGTCACGGCGTCCACGTGGCCTCGATCGGCAAGATCTATGACCTCTACAACGGCGCCGGCATCGCCGAGAGCCACACCAGCCGCAGCAACGCGGAGGGCATGGCGCGCCTCGACGAGCTGTACGCGGGCGGCACCCCGGACTCGGACCGCCTGATCCTCCTGAACCTGGTCGACTTCGACATGCTGTGGGGCCACCGCAACGACCCGGCCGGCATGAAAGAGGGCCTCGAGGTCTTCGACCGCTGGCTCGGCCCCTTCCTCGCGGCCATGCGTGCGGGCGACCTGCTGCTGATCACCGCCGACCACGGCAACGACCCGACCACGCCGAGCACCGACCACAGCCGCGAGCACGTGCCCCTGCTGGCCTTCCACGCCGGACACGAGAACGGCATCGGGCTCGGCCTGCGCGAGGGCTTCATGGACGTGGGCGCCACCCTGGCCGCCTACTTCGGCGCGCCGGCGCCGGCCAAGGGGCGCAGTTTCTGGAGCGAGTTGCCCGGGGGAGGAAACGCATGA
- a CDS encoding thymidine phosphorylase, producing MNILEIIEAKKRGEELDEARILHVVNGFTDESIPRYQMAAFLMAVWFRGMTAAETACLTGAMLRSGEELDTSGLSAPSADKHSTGGVGDKVSLLLAPLAAACGLKVPMLSGRGLGHTGGTLDKLEAIPGYTIHMDNARFLGLVEEIGCAIVGQSGAIAPADGRIYALRDVTATVDCVPLITASIMSKKLAAGPRTIVIDLKTGSGAFMRDLAKARELATALVAVGQAYGRRMSVIFSDMDQPLGRAIGHANETLEAFAALRPGHRATAPADLVALTEDLVADMVRVAGLAPDHPSALAVVREAWDSGAAHDRMLAWVAAQGGRLDPARDDYGLTVAPVAHELVADRDAWLAGTDCRQIGLALADMGGARRRVEDPLDLAAGITFHPAIGDRLRVGDPIATFHATDAAQAQAAASRVAAALSWSETEVPARDLVLDRLE from the coding sequence GTGAACATCCTGGAGATCATCGAGGCCAAGAAGAGGGGCGAGGAGCTCGACGAGGCGCGCATCCTGCACGTGGTCAACGGCTTCACCGACGAGTCGATCCCGCGCTACCAGATGGCGGCCTTCCTCATGGCGGTCTGGTTCCGCGGCATGACCGCCGCCGAGACGGCCTGCCTCACCGGCGCCATGCTGCGCAGCGGCGAGGAGCTGGACACATCGGGGCTGTCGGCGCCCTCGGCCGACAAGCATTCGACCGGCGGTGTCGGCGACAAGGTGAGCCTGCTGCTGGCGCCCCTGGCGGCGGCCTGCGGCCTGAAGGTGCCCATGCTCTCCGGGCGCGGGCTGGGCCACACCGGGGGCACGCTGGACAAGCTCGAGGCCATCCCCGGCTACACCATCCACATGGACAACGCCCGCTTCCTCGGCCTGGTCGAGGAGATCGGTTGCGCCATCGTCGGGCAGAGCGGCGCGATCGCCCCGGCCGACGGCCGCATCTACGCCCTGCGCGACGTCACCGCGACGGTCGACTGCGTGCCCCTGATCACGGCCTCGATCATGTCGAAGAAGCTGGCCGCCGGTCCGCGGACGATCGTCATCGACCTGAAGACGGGCAGCGGCGCCTTCATGCGCGACCTCGCCAAGGCTCGCGAGCTGGCCACGGCCCTGGTCGCCGTGGGCCAGGCCTACGGGCGCCGCATGAGCGTGATCTTCTCGGACATGGACCAGCCCCTCGGCCGCGCCATCGGCCACGCCAACGAGACGCTGGAGGCCTTCGCGGCCCTGCGCCCGGGCCACCGCGCCACGGCACCCGCCGACCTCGTGGCCCTGACCGAGGACCTGGTGGCGGACATGGTGCGGGTGGCCGGCCTGGCGCCCGATCACCCGTCGGCCCTCGCGGTCGTGCGCGAGGCCTGGGATTCCGGGGCGGCCCACGACCGCATGCTCGCCTGGGTGGCGGCCCAGGGCGGGCGGCTGGACCCCGCCCGCGACGACTACGGCCTGACCGTCGCGCCCGTCGCCCACGAGCTGGTCGCCGACCGCGACGCCTGGCTGGCGGGGACCGACTGCCGCCAGATCGGGCTGGCCCTCGCCGACATGGGCGGAGCCCGGCGCCGGGTCGAGGATCCGCTCGACCTCGCCGCCGGCATCACCTTCCACCCGGCCATCGGCGATCGCCTGCGCGTCGGCGATCCCATCGCCACCTTCCACGCGACCGACGCCGCCCAGGCGCAGGCGGCGGCCTCCCGTGTGGCCGCGGCCCTGTCCTGGTCCGAGACCGAGGTGCCGGCCCGGGATCTCGTCCTGGACCGCCTGGAGTAG
- the cdd gene encoding cytidine deaminase, whose translation MNPDLQELVTAARDERSHSYSPYSGFRVGAALRGASGRIYLGTNVENASFGLAICAERSAVVQAVSAGETSFTGIAVCADGPAPTAPCGACRQVLLEFAPDMPVVLAGEDGLAGELIETTVAALMPHAFFDFRDQLQARRDEGDDR comes from the coding sequence ATGAACCCCGATCTGCAGGAACTCGTGACCGCGGCCCGCGACGAGCGGTCCCACAGCTACTCGCCCTACTCGGGCTTCCGGGTCGGCGCCGCCCTGCGCGGCGCGTCGGGCCGGATCTACCTGGGCACCAACGTCGAGAACGCCAGCTTCGGCCTGGCCATCTGCGCCGAGCGCTCGGCGGTGGTGCAGGCGGTCTCGGCGGGCGAGACGTCGTTCACCGGCATCGCGGTGTGCGCCGACGGGCCGGCGCCCACCGCCCCGTGCGGGGCCTGCCGCCAGGTGCTGCTCGAGTTCGCACCGGACATGCCGGTCGTCCTCGCGGGCGAGGACGGCCTGGCCGGCGAGCTCATCGAGACCACCGTGGCCGCGCTCATGCCGCACGCCTTCTTCGACTTCCGCGACCAGCTGCAGGCCCGCCGCGACGAGGGGGACGACCGGTGA
- a CDS encoding PBP1A family penicillin-binding protein gives MIRLLNYTIPRRVVRGMLLALAGMFVLTLAGTIVGVDYLSRDLPSLDALQSIEPSVKTVIFAANGDTLREFYTENRTIVPLSRIPVALQQAVISVEDRRFYDHYGIDLRRLVGVVWINLTSSASPGASTLTQQLARNLFPKLLPSQKRITRKFREWIVAAQIESIYTKDEILAMYLNQIYLGKGAYGVQAAAHTFFAKDVWELGPAECTMIAGMIQRPEAYSPLKHLDLAYKRRATVLETMISAGYLGRPEAEAIGATEVHPVDDGSRGRGQGGFAAYFVEEVRQDLEAQYGATRLYKDGLRVWTTLVPQYQIWMEEALEEHLAAEEKTRGYDMTKARYDSLVTVGARPEKLEYLQGAALLQDVRTGAILGMVGGRSFDDYKWNMAIQASRQPGSIFKPIVYLTALQHGYMTSSILMDTPFVLDTGVSLWRPKNFSGRFQGPMTLRYALTRSVNTPTAKLYQDFGLAPVLENVRKLGFTSELPRVPALFLGAGEVTLKEVVAAYSAFANHGVATKQHLITRVESAEGEILYEARIDQREALDPAEAYMMTNLLTTTILEGTAVSARWRGFTKTGAGKTGTTNESTNAWFCGFTPSFCGGVWVGFDQANPMGRGATGARMALPVWAKFMGKITDQKGDEPFVRPPGIIDETICLHSGMLATAGCDSTAQEVFLPQFFPQDICDLHGGQLHDFEGVSKDFQTLDSSDDDEF, from the coding sequence ATGATCCGACTCTTGAACTACACGATTCCCCGCCGGGTCGTCCGGGGCATGCTCCTGGCCCTGGCCGGGATGTTCGTCCTGACCCTGGCCGGAACCATCGTCGGGGTCGACTACCTCTCCCGCGACCTCCCCTCCCTCGACGCCCTGCAGTCGATCGAGCCCTCGGTCAAGACGGTCATCTTCGCCGCCAACGGCGACACCCTGCGCGAGTTCTACACGGAGAACCGGACCATCGTGCCGCTCAGCCGGATCCCGGTCGCCCTGCAGCAGGCCGTGATCTCGGTGGAGGACCGCCGCTTCTACGACCACTACGGCATCGACCTGCGGCGCCTCGTGGGCGTCGTCTGGATCAACCTGACCTCGAGCGCGAGTCCGGGCGCCTCGACGCTGACCCAGCAGCTCGCGCGCAACCTCTTCCCCAAGCTGCTGCCGAGCCAGAAGCGCATCACGCGCAAGTTCCGCGAGTGGATCGTCGCGGCCCAGATCGAGTCCATCTACACCAAGGACGAGATCCTGGCCATGTACCTCAACCAGATCTACCTCGGCAAGGGCGCCTACGGCGTGCAGGCGGCGGCCCACACCTTCTTCGCCAAGGACGTGTGGGAACTCGGGCCCGCCGAGTGCACCATGATCGCCGGCATGATCCAGCGCCCGGAGGCCTACTCGCCCCTCAAGCATCTCGACCTGGCCTACAAGCGGCGGGCGACGGTGCTCGAGACCATGATCAGCGCGGGCTACCTCGGCCGTCCGGAGGCCGAAGCCATCGGCGCCACCGAGGTGCATCCCGTCGACGACGGCAGCCGGGGCCGCGGCCAGGGCGGCTTCGCGGCGTACTTCGTCGAGGAGGTGCGCCAGGATCTGGAGGCCCAGTACGGCGCCACCCGTCTCTACAAGGACGGCCTGAGGGTGTGGACCACCCTGGTTCCCCAGTACCAGATCTGGATGGAGGAGGCGCTCGAGGAGCATCTGGCCGCCGAGGAGAAGACCCGCGGCTACGACATGACCAAGGCCCGCTACGATTCGCTCGTGACGGTCGGCGCGCGGCCGGAGAAGCTCGAGTACCTGCAGGGGGCGGCGCTGCTCCAGGACGTGCGCACGGGTGCCATCCTCGGCATGGTCGGCGGGCGCAGCTTCGACGACTACAAGTGGAACATGGCCATCCAGGCGAGCCGGCAGCCCGGCTCGATCTTCAAGCCCATCGTCTACCTGACGGCGCTGCAGCACGGGTACATGACCAGCTCGATCCTCATGGACACGCCCTTCGTGCTCGACACCGGCGTCAGCCTCTGGCGGCCCAAGAATTTCAGCGGCCGCTTCCAGGGGCCGATGACCCTGCGCTACGCCCTGACGCGCTCCGTGAACACGCCGACGGCCAAGCTCTACCAGGACTTCGGCCTCGCGCCGGTGCTGGAGAACGTGCGCAAGCTCGGCTTCACGTCGGAGCTGCCCCGGGTGCCGGCCCTGTTCCTGGGCGCCGGCGAGGTGACGCTGAAGGAGGTCGTCGCCGCCTACAGCGCCTTCGCCAACCACGGCGTCGCCACGAAGCAGCACCTCATCACGCGGGTCGAGTCGGCCGAGGGCGAGATCCTCTACGAAGCCCGGATCGACCAGCGCGAGGCCCTCGATCCGGCCGAGGCCTACATGATGACCAACCTGCTGACGACGACCATTCTCGAGGGCACCGCCGTGAGCGCCCGCTGGCGGGGCTTCACCAAGACCGGCGCCGGCAAGACGGGCACGACCAACGAGAGCACCAACGCCTGGTTCTGCGGCTTCACCCCCAGCTTCTGCGGCGGCGTCTGGGTCGGCTTCGACCAGGCCAACCCCATGGGCCGCGGCGCCACCGGCGCGCGCATGGCCCTGCCCGTGTGGGCCAAGTTCATGGGCAAGATCACCGACCAGAAGGGCGACGAGCCCTTCGTGCGGCCGCCGGGCATCATCGACGAGACCATCTGCCTGCACAGCGGCATGCTCGCCACCGCCGGCTGCGACTCGACGGCGCAGGAGGTCTTCCTCCCCCAGTTCTTCCCCCAGGACATCTGCGACCTCCACGGCGGCCAGCTGCACGACTTCGAGGGCGTCTCCAAGGACTTCCAGACGCTCGACTCTTCGGACGACGACGAGTTCTAG